From the Gemmatimonadota bacterium genome, the window AAATCAGTAAAACGTTTATTGACAACGACTTACATAGTAACTACCGGGTTTTGTAACCGAGACCTGTCGTCCTGATAAACCTACTACCTATTGATCAATCCGCAATCCGATGTTTCACGTGAAACAGCTTGTTGAGGTTGGTGCCCTTGCACTCGAATGGTTTTGCCGATGGCCGGGAGTTGGTGCGAAGGTGTTTCACGTGAAACGAGCGGCGGCTTACCGACGCCTCTTGGCGATCTCCATCACAAGGGACTGGAGGTCGCTAGGAGAAATACCTGGGATCCTTGACGCCTGACCTAGCGTGGTTGGTTGCCGAGCGGTCAGCTTCTCGCGGGCCTCGAAGGAAACGGACTTCAATGACATGTACGACGAAAACTCCGAAATCTCAAAGCTCTCCATCTCTTCGAGTTTCTTCGCCATCAGCTGCTCCCGGCTCAAGTACCCGGAGTACTTGATCTCGACGTCGGCCCACTCCGACGCCTCGCCGGCACCGAGTCCGGCCGCCTCCAAAAGGGTGGCAAGGGGTACCCCCGGCCGTTTGGCGAGTTCCGCGATCCGCACCGGCTCGGTGATCAGGGAGAGGCCCGCGAGGTCAAGGACTGGATTCGCCTGGTCAGGATGGATCGACCGGCTGTTCGCCCGATCCAATGCCGCTTGTTCAGCTTCGAACCGACTCAGGGCAACCCGTCGTTCGTCCTCGCTATACAGGCCGGCCGAGTCACCGATCCTGAACAAACGCCTGAGAGCGTTATCCTGCCGGAGCATCAGCCGAAACTCGGACCTGGACGTAAACAACCGGTAGGGCTCATCGACCCCCTTGGTCACCAGGTCATCGACCAGAACCCCGATAAAACCGTCCTGGCGCCCAAACACGATGGGGTCGCGACCGAGAGCAGACGCCGCAGCGTTGAGTCCGGCCACGACCCCCTGGCCGGCTGCCTCTTCATAGCCGGTGGTTCCGTTGACCTGGCCCGCAAAGTAGAGCCCCTCAATCGCCTTGAGCCGGAGGGTCCGGTCTAACTGGGTCGGCGGGAAGTAGTCATATTCGATCGCGTAACCGGGTCGGGTCATTTCCACCCGCTCCAACCCCGGCACTGACCGGAGGTACTCGACTTGAACCGAGGGGGGCAGCGACGTCGAAAGCCCGTTGACGTACATCTCGGCGGTGTCGAGCCCCTCGGGTTCCAGAAATACCTGGTGACGAGCGGCATCGGGAAACCGAACGATCTTGTCCTCGATCGACGGACAATACCGCGGCCCGCGGCCACTGATCGCCCCCCCGTATAACGCCGATTCCTTGAGGTGCTCCGTAATGATGTCCCGAAGCCGCTCGCCGGTGTGGGTCAAGTAACAGGGGAGCTGGGACGGATGCTCATGCCGAACGAAGCTCGAGAACCAATAGCCGGCCTGATCCCCATCCTGCCGGGCAAGGCGCTCCAGGTCAACCGTCCGCCCATCGATTCTCGGCGGGGTTCCAGTTTTGAAGCGTTCTATCGTAACCCCAAGAGCCTCAACGTCTTGCGCGATAGCAACCGCCGGTGGCTCCCCGGCCCGCCCGGCTGG encodes:
- the mnmG gene encoding tRNA uridine-5-carboxymethylaminomethyl(34) synthesis enzyme MnmG; this translates as MEFDVVVVGGGHAGAEAAAVASRMGARTLLLTQNLETIGQMSCNPAIGGIAKGTVVREVDALGGIMGRATDRARIQFRMLNRSKGPAVWSPRAQCDRGLYRRAVRLELERMPNVRFSQGTVSRFLIESGRVVGVETMDRRRHRCRSVVLTAGTFLRGQIHIGLDTRVPAGRAGEPPAVAIAQDVEALGVTIERFKTGTPPRIDGRTVDLERLARQDGDQAGYWFSSFVRHEHPSQLPCYLTHTGERLRDIITEHLKESALYGGAISGRGPRYCPSIEDKIVRFPDAARHQVFLEPEGLDTAEMYVNGLSTSLPPSVQVEYLRSVPGLERVEMTRPGYAIEYDYFPPTQLDRTLRLKAIEGLYFAGQVNGTTGYEEAAGQGVVAGLNAAASALGRDPIVFGRQDGFIGVLVDDLVTKGVDEPYRLFTSRSEFRLMLRQDNALRRLFRIGDSAGLYSEDERRVALSRFEAEQAALDRANSRSIHPDQANPVLDLAGLSLITEPVRIAELAKRPGVPLATLLEAAGLGAGEASEWADVEIKYSGYLSREQLMAKKLEEMESFEISEFSSYMSLKSVSFEAREKLTARQPTTLGQASRIPGISPSDLQSLVMEIAKRRR